The following coding sequences are from one Gigantopelta aegis isolate Gae_Host chromosome 15, Gae_host_genome, whole genome shotgun sequence window:
- the LOC121390662 gene encoding uncharacterized protein LOC121390662 isoform X2 → MLLFIFTLAICGIAVKGECQTAYMGQAMQTCIDIVTRTQTSEGFNDLEPEQKRALWCSNYRQGLTCEMGVINECANSTGLMYHGVTLEQARVYTEKIMETIEKMCPSIQE, encoded by the exons GTATCGCGGTGAAAGGGGAATGTCAAACCGCATATATGGGACAGGCGATGCAGACTTGCATTGACATCGTTACTAGAACCCAGACTTCAGAAGGGTTTAACGATTTGGAACCAGAGCAGAAACGGGCATTGTGGTGCTC aaattaCCGCCAAGGACTAACATGTGAAATGGGTGTAATCAACGAGTGCGCAAACTCGACGGGTTTGATGTACCACGGTGTTACGTTGGAACAGGCCAGAGTCTACACGGAGAAAATTATGGAAACCATTGagaaaatgt GTCCCTCGATACAGGAATAA
- the LOC121390662 gene encoding uncharacterized protein LOC121390662 isoform X1: MLLFIFTLAICGIAVKGECQTAYMGQAMQTCIDIVTRTQTSEGFNDLEPEQKRALWCSNYRQGLTCEMGVINECANSTGLMYHGVTLEQARVYTEKIMETIEKMCPSIQE, translated from the exons ATGCTTCTGTTTATTTTCACGTTGGCCATTTGTG GTATCGCGGTGAAAGGGGAATGTCAAACCGCATATATGGGACAGGCGATGCAGACTTGCATTGACATCGTTACTAGAACCCAGACTTCAGAAGGGTTTAACGATTTGGAACCAGAGCAGAAACGGGCATTGTGGTGCTC aaattaCCGCCAAGGACTAACATGTGAAATGGGTGTAATCAACGAGTGCGCAAACTCGACGGGTTTGATGTACCACGGTGTTACGTTGGAACAGGCCAGAGTCTACACGGAGAAAATTATGGAAACCATTGagaaaatgt GTCCCTCGATACAGGAATAA